The Halichoerus grypus chromosome 9, mHalGry1.hap1.1, whole genome shotgun sequence genomic sequence AGTAAATTACACGGTCGCCCTCTCTCTCAGCCGCACCTGACACGGTTGCTCGCTCCTCGTCTCACACTCCAGTGTGtcctcctcccttcctgtctTCTCCTTCTCAAGCCCCTTGGCTGAGAAGTGAGATCCCCCCTCACTTCCCGGCACCTTCTAACATTGTGGTGCCCCTGTGCTCAGTCCTCAGTACCCCCTCTGCTCTGTCTTCACTCATTCCCTCAGCCATCCCAGCCAGGTGTTTGCCACACGGGGCTGATGACTCCTGATGTTCTCTCTCTAGCCCAGACCTTATGTCCAGCTGCCCTGTGACCTCACACATGCACATCCAAtgggcactttattttttttttatttttatttattcatttcagtaatctctacccccaacctggggctcgaactcatgaccttgagatcaagagtcacatgctcttccaactgagccagccaggcacccttcaattggcacttcattttttttttttttttttaagattttagttatttatttgagagagagagcgagagagagagagagagagaagcagactccccaccaagcagggagcctgatgcagggctcaatcccgggactccaggatcatgagctgaaagcagacacttaactgactgagccacccaggtgcccctcaattggCACTTTAAACTGAACACATCCAACACTAGACTCCCGACTTCCCACACATGACTCTCCAAGGTCCTTCTCATCCTAGTTAATGGAATCTCCACCACTTCAGTTGCTCACGCCAAAGCCTGATTTCACCCTGACCCCTTAACCCCAAATGCAATGAGCCGGGGTGGCCTGTCATGTCCCCCACCTTCTCACCTGGTCATTGCCTGGAGAACTGCTGGCCTCCTTGCTGGCCTCCTTGCCTCCCCAACCCTCCAGAATGTTAATAAGTTTGGTCTTATTAAAATTtactcaaaaccctccaatgtCCCCCAGTTGTCACCAAGTAGAGCCCAATGTTACCTTAATTCCCTTGCTCTCTGGCCCCCATTTCACCCCAAGTATCTCTATCTTGTCTACTGCTCTCCCCTTTACCCACTCTCTTCCAGCCTTACTGTTCCTCAAATGTGGCTGAGCacattcctacctcagggcctttgcacttgctgtttcaaCTGTCTGGAATGCTCTGCCCCGAGATACTGATGCAGCTCACCTGTCACCTCTTCAGCTCTTTATTtagatgtcaccttctcagtgataCCTTTCCCAATCACTCTGTTGTAACATGCAACCCTCGCTCCCCTCATACTTTTacactttttcccccttttctgcttttattttctgcacAGTATGTAtcaccttccttttttctttctttctttttttttatagagggagagagagacttttaATCTCCACATGGACGCAGCACAgaacctaatgtggggctcaatctcacgacccggagatcatgacctgagccaaaatcaagagtcggacgcttcaccgagccacacaggcgccctgtATCACCTTCTAACACCGCATAATAGATTAGAATGTCAGCGTTACGAGGGCAGGGAGTTCGTGCATTTTGTTCACTGCCATATGTCGAGTACCcggaacactgcctggcacacagtatggGCTCGATGAATAGTTATTGAAGGAGCCGTCATTCTGTGCCACAACAGCCTGCCTGCCCTGCTGTGCATCCATCTGACTCCAGCCCTCATCCATCTCTCGCGTCAGTCAGTCCCTTTCTCCGATGGCTCTCCTGCACCTGGTGCGTGGGGGTGAGCGGGCAGAAGTGAATCTGCTCTCCTGTCTCCATGTGGCTTTGGAAGGCAGTGAGCAGCCTGTGTCTGGGTGTGTGCAGGCAAAGGCGGGAGACTGCGAGTATAAGAGGACTGCTGATTCTGCTGGGGGCCGCGCTGCATGACCCGCAGAGCAATTCCAGCCCAGAGGCACACTGATTCTGTGAAAAGCCATGAAGTCCCCCGATAATATCACTGTCACACTAGACTTTCCAGAGCAGACATCAGTGCCCTGTTTCACtgtctgtgccccacccccacccccccaagcaACACTCCTCCCTCAGGCTGTGATCTCCATGCTGATGAAAACTGAGCTTGAATCCCATTTCAGCTTCTGCAGCCAGCACCCAGTAGGCACCTAGGGCTTCATTCAGCAAACAATCCAGAAGCTCCTCTGTGGGCCACCGCGGGGCTCTTCTAGGGCTCTGAGCTCCGACGGCTGGTTTGCATCCTGCTCACTCACAGCCCACCTGTGAGACCCAGGACAgtgacttaacctttctgagcctccattCCCTTATCCAAAAAGCAAGGCTGAGGCTAGGACCCTGGCACTGGAAGTCTAGGGTTCACTGAGAGGAACTTCCTTGTGGAACAGTCTGCCAGGAGCCACATGACACCAACAGAACCTTGATGGATGAAAGCAGCCCCAGAcaacctcaacaaaataaagctGGCAGGGActcgtgggtggctcagttggttaagcatctgccttcggctcaggtcatgatcctggggtcctaggatcgagtcccgcatctggctccctgctcagcgggaagcctgcttctccctctcccactccccctgcttgtgttccctctcttgctgtctctctctctctctgtcaaataaataaataaaacctttttaaaaaagtaataaaataaaataaaaaataaatctggcaGAAACTGGCCATTTCAAAGCTcagatccattttcttttttgccgGAGTCTGGACACACCTTCATGCAGTAGGGTTCCCAGGTTTCTGATAAGCCCACCTGAATGGATCCTTTCCAGGTATACATCTATCTTGTCAGATCAAGAAACTGaggttggggggcgcctgggtggctcagtcgttaagcgtctgccttcggctcaggtcatgatcccagggtcctgggatcgagccccgcatcgggctccctgctcgtcgggaggcctatttctccctctcccattccccctgcttgtgttcctgctctcgctatctctctctgtcaaataaataaataaaatctttaaaaaaaaaaaaagaaagaaagaaattgaggttgGGGGCAAGATACTTGAAGCCAGAGGGcaagcttgcccaaggtcacccagctgggatGTGGTGAAGCAGgactctgagtctgtttctgggcaAAATCTCTAGGTCTCAACCACTGCTTCAGACTTTCCCAAGATCCCCTCTTTTTACCACTGCACCACATACGCTGACCCAGGGAGCCCTGGGTTTGAGCCCCTCAGAGACTTGGGCCTCCCTTTggttcatctgtgaaatgaaggtaAAACGACAGGCAGCTGACATCAACAGGACACCTGTTCTGGGctcagcactgtgctaagcacccACACTTATCAGTCCATTCAATTCTCCAAACTTCCCCACCATCCCGTACAATTATTGTCACCACTTTACTGGCTAGAAAACATGGCCATAGGTGAAACAAGGTGCCCCCCCCACTTTTCAAAGTTTCCTCAGGGACTAGAGAAAACACAAGTAAATATCGGGCACAGGGTGGGCGCTTGGTCAACGGTATGGTTCCAAGttacttgggcaagtcacttaacttctctgagctgtAGACAGGCAAGCAGACTGTGAGGATGAACTGTGCCTGGCGCGTGGTAGGAGTCACTATTTATCAGCATCCCAGCTGGTGGTGATGGCGAATCTCTGTCTTCTGAAAGTAGAtttaattttaggggtgcctgggtggctcagtcggttaagcacccgactcttgatctcagctcaggtcttgatcgcagggtcgtgagttcaagcccgtgttgggctccacgctgagtgtggagcctacttaaaaaaaaaaaaaaaagtacatttaattttagaaaacagctaaaattcatgtggaattgGATCTGGTGACTAATGCCAGTGATCAAGCTAAGAACTGTCATTTTTAGACCAAAACAAGGTGTAATTATGGAGCCTCGAGCCtgtttttctttggagaaaggccTGTTGCAATGGTGTTAGATCAGAAGGTATTAGAAGTTATCTGTATTCCTGATCGGATTCGTATTCCTAAACTgaccttcattttatttcttttaagatttgattgattgattgattgattgatttgacagagagagagagcataagcagggggaggggtagagggagagggaaaaccaGGCTCCCCattggagcctgacgtggggctggatcccagggtcctgggactatgacctgagccaaaggcagatgcccaaccaactgagccacccaggtgccccccgaccCTCATTTTAACCAAAATCTTGATGCTCAATCCTAAATCCCAGGCCTTACCCAAATCTgaccatttatttatattgtctCTAAATTCCCACACGTGCTCACCAAATCTAGCATCACTGAGACCCAGAAGtttccattcattcttttccGAGTTCTACTTCGCTACTTTCTGTTCCTCTCATGATCTGGACCTGCATTAATTctcaaaggatttttaaaaatataattgcaggcacctgggtggctcagtcagttaagcatctgcctttggctcaggttgtgatcccagggtcctgggatcaagccccaagtcaggctccctgctcggcggggagtctgcttctccctctgcctctgctccacccctgtttatgctctctctctgacaaataaataaataaaatctttaaaaaatatataattgcatTCAAAGCATACAAAATATGAATACATTCTCCTAAAAAGTAACTATaaaaaacgtaaaaaaaaaaaacctttttaggggcacttgggtagctcagttggttaagcgccagactctggatttcagctcaggtcatgatcacagggttgtgagatcaagccccgtgtcaggcttcccactcagcatggagtctgcttgagattctctccctccctccctttgcccctctctctgctctctctctctctaaaataaatgaataaaaaaatttttttaaataaaattaacttaaaaagagaagcctttttatttttttatttttatttttaaagattttatttatttatttgacagagagagacagcgagagagggaacacaagcagtgggagtgggagagggagaagcaggcttcccactgagcggggagcccgatgcagggctcgatcccaggaccctgggatcatgacctgagccaaaggcagacgcttaatgactgagccacccaggcaccccaagagaaacctttttaataaagttatttttcacaTGCTTTCAAAAGTGACTTTCCttctaatatattcaaaattatgtattaaaatttaaaggcaaatatGGTTTCTAATTAATAAGTAGCAAAATGTAATCGAATTTAAAtagttttagatattttaattccaccttattaaatatttttaggaaaacaGAACTGTTCCCAAAATAGCATCCGATGTGTCAATACGAGGAACTGCAATCATGCCTCACACATTAAGGCCTGACCTACGTATATACAAATTTAAGAGTCATATGAATTGTTTTTAATATCATAAAGTGTTCCTCAGCCATCATGTGCAACTTTAATACCAGTGCTGACTCATGAGAACCTTCAGAACatgaaaagaagcaggaaaaaaggacacttcatttttttttttttttaagattttatttatttatttgtcagagagagagagcacaaagcagggggagtggcaggcagagggagaagcaggctccccgccgagcagggagcccaatgcggggctccatcccaggaccccaggatcatgacctgagccagaggcagacactcaacccactgagccacccaggcgtccctaaaacaGACACTTTATTATGCAAGTATCTATCACATCCATGCAACCCGAGAGGAGAGGTCTGAGAAATGAATTGATCTTTTCTTTCACTTGAGAGCTTCTGCTGTTCACATGGGCCCACACTCCGAAGCCGTGTCCTCTGACCTGGCCTGTCACCCAGCCCACGTTCGGTCCAGTGCAGACACCTCTGGTTTGGAGAACAGGGGGCAAGATGTGAGGCATTCCCTCAGCtcccccccaagcccccaccccTGTTAGAACGCAGATATTTCAGTTTCCAGTTTGCCTGGTCAGATCAGCCCTGAGCCCCAGGTGCCCTCCTGTTCTCAGTCATGTATTTGTCTGGGGTTTGAGATCTTCAGGAACCCTCTAAAGGACCGGTCTTGGGGCCTGGTCGAGGGGCGCCCCGGCTCTATTGTGCAAAGTGCTTTGCTGCCTGGAAATTTTTGCATAAGCTGTGCCTTATGCCTGGAGGGTTCTCATTCCTAGTCTCTGAAAGCCTTCAGGTCTCaacttattttagtatttttttattaagtaaactctacccccaacatggggctccaacacatcaccccaagatcaagagtcacactgtATGACCAGGGCTTAGCATACTGTTTGGCACAAAGTCGGTGCTCtggaaatatttgttgaccagCTCTCAGCCATGAGCTTCCTCACCTTCGATATCAGGGTGTTAATGTCTGCCTCATAAACGTTATTgtgagggtggagagagaagaggagcaaGGAGACTGACATAcagtaggtggtcaataaatgctattattattattgttattattactgtgcATTCAGAGGCCAATGAGGACCGAGGAATCGTGGAGATGGGGACTTGAGGGCTATTTAGAGTGGGACAGGTTTCGTGGAATAGGCTTAAGCAAAGGcatggaggagagagaatgtAAAGGCTGTACACAAGCCTATGTGGCTGGATGAGTAGTAGGGATGGGGATAGCCCTGCAGTTAGAAAGGCAGACTGGGGCCAGACCAgggagggccttgaatgccaacCCAGCACATTTAAATTTGACCCTTAGGCAATAGGGAGCCAATGAATGTTTTTGAGCAAAAGTGTCAACTGAAGAAGTGGTATTTTAGGAAGACTGATTAGGGCAAATCTGAATCAGGTGGACCAagcaagtgaaaaacaaaaagcctgaCAGTTTCATTCATACTCCATCTCTAATCCTTGTGACTGCATAAAACATGCAAGGGTTAGGGGTAAAAGCTCTGACAGGAGTCAGATCTGGATTCACGCCCCCAGCCAAGCAACCTGACAATCTGGCTGACGCTGAGCACTCCCCGAGCACTCACGTTACCTCCCCAAGCCTTGGTTTGTCTgtctacaaaatggagataatcatcTCTACCCTGCCTATCTCACTGGACTCTTGTGAGAATTGAGTGAAATTAAAGATGTGCTCATTAACTCATTGAAAAAATGAACACCACTCAGGGATCAAGTGGTGTTGTAAATGCTGAGGAGACAGGGATGAAGTGGGAGTTCAGTGAAAAGGGACACATAATTACCAATTACTGAGTGCCCactgcatgctttttttttttctaagattttatttatttatttgacggagagagacagcgagagagggaacacaagcagggggagtgggagagggagaagcaggcttcccgcagagcaaggagcccgaggctgatgcggggcttgatccccggaccctgggatcctgacctgagccgaaggctcgatccccagagcctgggatcctgacctgagccaaaggcagccacttaatgacggagccatccaggcgcccccccactgCGTGCTCTTTTCCACCTGTCATCTCACTGAATCTGCcaggatgcagggctcaaactcacgaccctgagatcacgacccaagccgaaaccaagagtcagatgcttaactgactgagccacccaggcgcccctcatctcaATGAATCTGAACAATATCCTTACTGGGTTGagcccattttataaatgaagaaacggaggctcagaggggcTCAGGGCGTTCAGCCCTTAAGTGACAGAGCTCAGGTCGTGGGCTCAGGGCTGACCCATGGGTAAGATGACTGCCTGCCTCCTAGCGCTAAACCTTTGAACATACCTGGCTATTTCCAACTTCTAGGCCTTTATCTTGTTCCTTTTCCAGGTATCCCATCCCACTTTTACTTTTGCCTGTGGAACTCCTGTtcatcatcttttaaattttagatcaGGCTTTTCAGGAAGCCTCCAGGACAGCTGAGTGAGACCCCTCCTCTGGGCTTCCTCAGCATTTAACGAAACGTCTCCCATATTAATCACATCAACACTATAtccttggggggcacctggctggctcagtctgtggagcccatgactcttgatctctgggtcatgagtggGTCGTGagtggggtcatgagtttgagccccaccttgggcatagagattacttaaacaaaacaaaacaaaactatatccTTGGtctctaaactttaaaaaagcatgttccctatcagtaaaaaaaaaaaatttaagtgtacaCCCATAATTAGGCAtgtttcttaataaaatactgtataattACACATGCTTCTGTCAATCCATATATACTAAATATCAGTCAACCctagttcttattttttatgaaaaataaagataaatacagGATCTgatctaatattttcttcccacaCCCCACTGACCCCTGACAAATTACAAATTGGCACCTCCGACCGgaagctgggtgggggagggtggggctggcACAGCGATGGCGTCCTTCAGGCTGCTGGTGGTCTGAGAACTGGGGAGTCAGCCTCTTCCCTCAGTGGGCTGGACCTGGTGGGGGGGGGTCGTGGGCAGGAGAGAAGCACCTCCCACAGTGCTGCCACCTTCTTGAGCCAGCGGGAGGTGGGGTGAAGTTGAGCCTGGATTAgccggggagggcagggaggctcCCAGAGCGGCAGGGTGGCCAGAGAAGGGGTGTGGATAGGCGACTGCACCATGCCGCTGCAGGACGACACCCTCCGAGAGGTGTGGGCCTCGGACAGGTCCGGAAGCGCCCCCACCAGCACCTCACTTCAACCTACCTGAACCCTGGGGGGGCCCAggtggaggggttggggaggggcagaaaaggggaggaagacagaCTGATTGCATTGCTACCCTCAGTGGACATGAAGAGGAAGGCCAGAGCCCCGAGGTCCAGCAGCGCCCCAAGCAGGTATGTCACCCCTGCTtggaaaggaggcagggagaacCCCCCATTGCGTGTAAGCCCATGCAGGGAAGGGGATCTGGGAGTGGGACGCGTCCCCCTCAGCAGCGTCTGGGTATTTCTTCcttgtagttttgctttttttttttttttttcttttgaggaaaaGGGTGTTTCGGGGCATGGGATGTCCAGGGGAGGAATTGGGACTTTGGGGCCTTGGACGCGGCCATGATGCATGGGAGGGGTCACCGTTCCCACCCCAAGAAGAAGGCTGCTGTTCCCCTCCCGATAATCCGCGGTTATTTCTGGCGGCTCAAGGGATTAGAGGGTCATGGGCAGCCCTCCGagcccccctttccttcctctccctcctcttgaCCCCCACTCCGCAGCGACCCGCCAAGGGGCAGAAGTTGAGGAAGAAGAGGACGGAGGCTCCCGAGTCCCCGGGCCCTAAGGGATCCAAGCCCCGGAGACCtggcggcgggcggggggccgAGCCCGGGGGCGCCCCCGGTGAGGGGTCCGGGAGGGGTGCGGCtgaatcctggagtcctgggggtgggggcagtgaggggggaactggaggggtgggagagggccGGGGTAGAACGGGGGGGGAGTGGCTGGGAGGGATGTATGAAAGCCAGGGGAGGGGTGTCGGAGGTGGAAAGAGCGCCCAGAGGAGAACCCCACGGAAAGGAGCCCGAGGGGGGCAGCGTCCGGGGCTCAGGCGCCGTCGGAGGAGGGGGTCGGGCCCTGCCTGACCCCAGCCTCTCGGCTCAGCCGGGCGGAAGGGGAAGCCGCGGGAGGAGGCGGCCCTGCAGCCGCCGGAGGCCCGGCCGCAGCACACGGTCTACGCCAAGTTCCTCAGGGACCCCGAGGCCAAGCGCGACCCGCGGGAAACCTTCTTGGTAGCGCGAGCCCCGGACGCAGTGGACGGTGAGAcggggccgggggggtgggggggagtggagCGCGGGAGGGGGGCGCTGGAGAGAAGGCGCGAAGGGCCCGCACGGGAACCGCGACAGGGAGACGGAAAACTCGGGAAAAGAGCCTCTCTTTCTCCGGCCTTCTCTTTGAgccaaaaaaaacccactttattCTCTTGTTCTTTACTCCGTTTTCcggttggggaaactgaggcacggagcgGTTAAGAGTTTTGCCTTAAACTACAGCTAGGGGCCAGAGATAGCCCAGATGGGTCTGGCTGGAGGTCAGAAACAGACAAAGCcaggaagatggggagggggagaggggcgcctgggtggctcagtcattaagcgtctgccttcggctcaggtcatggtcccagggtcctgggatcgagccccgcatcgggttccctgctcggcgggaagcctgcttctccctctcccactccccctgcttgtgttccctctctcactgtgtctctctctgtcaaataaataaataaaatcttaaaaaaaaaaaaaaaagaagaagaagcggAGGGGGAGAAACAGTGCAGGTGcggtgatggggggtggggggactgcaAGACAGGCAGGAGTGTGTGAGGAGGTAAGGGTCCCGGAGCGGGTGGAGGGCCCTACAGAGAAGGGCAtttcccccagaacaggattgccAAGCCCCTCGcattcccccaaccccagctcacTTCCCCGAACACCTTGGAATCACCCCCAAGGTTTGAGGAAGGAGCTAGAACTGTGTTTCTCCTATTGTTCCTGTTCCTGTTCCAGAAGGGgagcctcccaccccccctctcATTTACCACTTCCCAGCAATCTGGGGGGACCGGGCTCCCAGATAATGGGGCCCACGCCAGCCCCCATTATGAGGAGCTTCTACCTACAGAGGATGAAGAGGAATCAGAGGAGGACCACGAAGAGGAAGAGGAGgcggaggaaaagaaagagaaaatccctCTGCCACCCAAGAAGGTTCCTAAAGAGAAGACTTCTGCCGTGGTCAAGGAGAGGAAGGCCAAGGCCCAGGGTCAGAAGGGTGAGTGTTGAGGGTACAGAGGGACCACACAGACTCGGACAGCTAGCCCTGTCCTTCAGGGGCTTGGAGGCCTCAGTGATAGGCGAGAGTTGAGACATCGGAAAGTTACCAGTGCGTGGACGCAAGAGTTTCCTTCTCTGGTGTCTTCCCCATGGCGGTCCTTAAGTACATAGTACGTGTGctcccccccacgccccaccatccccaccactgCCTGCCCAGGGAGCTCTGTGAGCCAGGTAGGACAGAGGATtttagttttgtgattttttagtggtttttcttttaactcaatatgtattattgttataattttcataaaagtaTCAAAGCCATTACggtaaaaatcagtcaatgaaATCAATGCTATCATGGCTCTCTGGCCTGGGCACCTCGCCCTACAGGTCCCGCAGGCTGGTCTAGATGGGGACAGGTAGCTAGGACCCTGGGCCTCTGTGGGAGGGACAGAACACTGTCGTAGCACCTGCCAGAGGAGGTTTTCTGGGGAGACGGGGTGGGCGCTGGGAATCAGAGACTCAGTTAGAAGGCccgcattcattcattcattcattcattcattctgtaatGCCTGTTAAGCTCCTGGTGTTTGTCCAGCCCTTTACAGACTCAGGATTAAAATGCAacaagcagggcgcctgggtggctcagatggttgagcgtctgccttcggctcaggtcatgatctcagggtcctgggatcgagtcccgcatcgggttccctgctcggtgcagagcctgcttctccctctccctctgccactccttctgcttgtgctcttctgtctatctctctgtcaaataaataaataaaatctttaaaaaaaaaaatgcaacaagcagggtgcctgggtggctcagttggttgagtgactgcctttggctcaggtcatgatcctggagtcccgcgtggggctccctgctcggcagggagtctgcttctccctctgaccctcccccctctcatatgctctctctctctcattctctctctctcaaataaataaataaaatcttaaataataaataaataaaataaaataaaacgcaACGAGCAGAAGACAGACTCTGGGCCCTTGTCAGGTCTTCAGCCTCCCTGGGGACTGAAGAAATGATGAGTGGGTTGGAAAGTGGCCTTCAGCCCCAACAGGCTCTTCTCTGTCTAACCCCTACCTCCATTTCCAGGGGACCTGGGAAGCCCTGTCCCCCCAGCCAAACCTCTGCGCATTAAGAAGAAGGAGGCgccagcgggggaggggcccaAGATGAGAAAGACGAAGAAGAAAGGTGAGACTGGTCTCCCGAGGAACAGGGGACTCTGGGTGTGGTGGTGTGTGACTCCTTCACATTCACCCACACAGGGTCTGGGGAGGCTGACAAGGACCCCTCAGGGAGCCCGGCCAGAGTGAGAAAGAAGACTACAGCAGCCATGTTTCTGGTTGGGGAAGAAGGGCCAGCTGAGAAAGCTCCGAAGAAGAAAGGTGGGTGGCCGTGGCCTCTGGTGCCATGACATCTAGAGGCcgtcctgggggtggggaaccCAAGTGCAGTGTGGGGTGAGGagagggctctggagtcagaagacTTGAGGGGCATCTTACTCCCCACTTAAatagctgtgtggcctcaggcaggtATCTGAGCCTTTCTGAGTCTCTGATAATAGTAATATGGGAGTACTCTCTTGTGGTTGTGGGGAGGGTCCAAGTAAGACGTGGGTGTTAGAAGTGCTCCACAGGGTCAGGGATTCACAGGCTTGTACCCCCTCCATGCCAGGCACTTCCAAAGacccagaagaggagaggaaggaggacgaggaggaggaggaagaagtggCAGCCGTGGGGATGAAGAACAGCAATCAGAAGGGCAAAGcgaaaggaaaaggcaaaaaggTTGGGatccagaggggaagggggccgAGTCCCCTtcagggagcagggcaggggcctgggctTGGGGGACTAGAGTATGGAACctcgtgggggggggggccgggggttAGAAtcttggctccctctctgatgacACGATAGGAGGACAAAGGTCACCAGACTTGTGAGAACAGAGAAGGCGGTTGAGGGGTCACTAGGCTGGGATTGGCTCCCTGCGGGCCTGATGTTATCTGGGCTCTAAGCCCTCCCCTGTGCGGCCTAACCAGCAGCCCCAGCCAGAGATGCTCACAAAGCCACCACGCGGAGAGACACCCATCTTCTGTACCAGAGGGGGAGAACACGCAGGCAGAGTGTGCTCACTGACTGTGTGAGTTGTTAAACTATTTTCACGCTACTGCTCTGGGGCCCCAAGTGCTTTCTGCTACCGAATCCGGGATGGCCCAACCTTCCCGCAGCTGAAGAGTTAACACTGGCAGACAGGTGCCTCCAGAACCCTCCTCCAGGCCCACCAGGGTCCATTTGGACAGACCAGGCAGTCTCCAGGGGCAGAACAGGTTGTTAACTCTCTTGAATATTGCTCTTTCTCACAAATAGGACTCAGGCACCAACATGCACAAGCCGGGGTAAGCAGGAGAGGGGGGCCAAACTGGAGAGAGAAAGTGATGAAAGTCTTTGAGAAATTGGGTTTCCACAAGTGGAGAGA encodes the following:
- the TULP1 gene encoding tubby-related protein 1, encoding MPLQDDTLREVWASDSGHEEEGQSPEVQQRPKQRPAKGQKLRKKRTEAPESPGPKGSKPRRPGGGRGAEPGGAPAGRKGKPREEAALQPPEARPQHTVYAKFLRDPEAKRDPRETFLVARAPDAVDEDEEESEEDHEEEEEAEEKKEKIPLPPKKVPKEKTSAVVKERKAKAQGQKGDLGSPVPPAKPLRIKKKEAPAGEGPKMRKTKKKGSGEADKDPSGSPARVRKKTTAAMFLVGEEGPAEKAPKKKGTSKDPEEERKEDEEEEEEVAAVGMKNSNQKGKAKGKGKKKAKEERAPSPPIEVDEPQEFVLRPAPQERTVRCRLTRDKKGMDRGLYPSYFLHLDTERKVFLLAGRKRKRSKTANYLISSDPTNLSRGGENFIGKLRSNLLGNRFTVFDNGQNPHRGGGSTNVGSLRQELAAVIYETNVLGFRGPRRMTVIIPGMNTDNERVPIRPRNASDGLLVRWQNKTLESLIELHNKPPVWNEDSGSYTLNFQGRVTQASVKNFQIVHADDPDYIVLQFGRVAEDAFTLDYRYPLCALQAFAIALSSFDGKLACE